In Microbacterium foliorum, the following proteins share a genomic window:
- the dut gene encoding dUTP diphosphatase: MTESVDVPIIASVVPGYAHPGDAGADLVAAEAVHLAPGERALVATGVRIALPEGYAAFVVPRSGLAAKHGISIVNSPGTVDAGYRGEIKVSLINTDIHTAYDVAVGDRIAQLIVMPVTRAVFIPVEELPDSVRGEGGFGSTGYQAGLHSSSAGQIND, from the coding sequence GTGACTGAATCCGTTGATGTCCCCATTATCGCCTCTGTCGTGCCCGGCTACGCCCACCCCGGCGATGCCGGAGCCGATCTGGTGGCAGCCGAGGCCGTTCATCTGGCACCGGGGGAGCGGGCACTCGTCGCGACCGGCGTGCGCATCGCGCTTCCCGAGGGCTACGCGGCGTTCGTCGTTCCCCGCAGCGGTCTCGCGGCCAAGCACGGGATCTCGATCGTGAACTCGCCGGGGACGGTGGATGCCGGATACCGCGGTGAGATCAAGGTGAGTCTGATCAACACCGACATCCACACGGCGTACGATGTCGCCGTCGGCGATCGCATCGCGCAGCTGATCGTGATGCCCGTGACCCGTGCCGTCTTCATCCCGGTCGAGGAGCTGCCGGACAGCGTCCGCGGCGAGGGCGGCTTCGGCTCGACCGGCTACCAGGCAGGACTCCATTCATCTTCGGCAGGACAGATCAATGACTGA
- a CDS encoding DUF3093 domain-containing protein, with protein MQNIAPDTRTRYRERLSPSLWLLVTVALAGPMVALIFVPIGSTVALIVGAAVSAVLVVAFIGLAPVVSVDGDVLRAGRAHIEVRHLGTPRALGAEEARQARGPGLPARGWHLIRGGVDGVVVVANDDPDDPVDTWTISTRTPDRLAAAIIAAQS; from the coding sequence ATGCAGAACATCGCTCCTGACACGCGGACCCGCTACCGCGAGAGACTGTCCCCCAGCCTGTGGCTGCTGGTGACGGTCGCTCTGGCGGGCCCCATGGTGGCGCTCATCTTCGTGCCCATCGGCTCGACCGTCGCCCTGATCGTCGGGGCCGCCGTCTCGGCTGTGCTCGTGGTCGCCTTCATCGGCCTCGCCCCGGTCGTATCGGTCGACGGCGACGTGCTTCGTGCCGGTCGAGCGCACATCGAGGTCCGACACCTCGGCACGCCCAGAGCGCTGGGCGCCGAAGAGGCGCGCCAGGCGCGGGGACCCGGCCTGCCGGCACGAGGCTGGCATCTCATCCGCGGTGGTGTCGACGGTGTCGTCGTCGTTGCGAACGACGACCCTGACGACCCCGTGGACACCTGGACCATCTCGACGCGCACTCCCGATCGACTGGCCGCCGCGATCATCGCGGCACAGAGCTGA
- a CDS encoding DUF4193 domain-containing protein: MATDYDAPRKSEDDSESIEALKERVPDKLSGSSGDEDADNPSSFDLPGADLSDLELDVVVLPAQQDEFTCMNCFLVKHRSQLDHEGASGPICKECAA; encoded by the coding sequence ATGGCAACCGACTACGACGCTCCCCGCAAGAGTGAAGACGACTCCGAGTCGATCGAAGCCCTCAAGGAGCGTGTGCCGGACAAGCTCTCCGGCTCCTCAGGCGATGAAGACGCGGACAACCCGTCCAGCTTCGATCTCCCTGGAGCCGATCTTTCCGACCTCGAACTTGATGTCGTCGTGCTGCCCGCGCAGCAGGACGAGTTCACCTGCATGAACTGCTTCCTCGTGAAGCACCGTTCGCAGCTCGATCACGAGGGCGCTTCCGGCCCCATCTGCAAGGAGTGCGCTGCCTGA
- the sepH gene encoding septation protein SepH has translation MENVTIVGTEAGLLVLATESGERFALPIDDVLHREIRRATRQSEPTAQRLAASPRDIQAQIRAGLTAPEVAALLGIGVDDVIRFEGPVLAEREHVIGQALAVPVLIGSDVEPDAQPTFGTAIRAKLAEVEASAERWASWKDDTGWIIKLEFTANEVEHDARWSFDPRRSALAPLNADATQLSRQGSLPDGLIPRLRAVEAERQASPYKDDSRFDSGAFGPRLLPAPEADDDDSIAPERSAAAVQDAAIKRAPESATTSPETADLLEALRRRRGQRETAPILDHADDGDTDQNPIALFDAFENDQPDDDEPKAAPEPSNEGNGRRRRRNAMPSWDEIVFGARTDE, from the coding sequence ATGGAAAACGTCACCATCGTCGGCACAGAAGCAGGACTGCTCGTACTCGCGACCGAGTCGGGCGAGCGTTTCGCGCTGCCCATCGACGACGTCCTGCACCGCGAGATCCGGCGGGCGACGCGACAGAGCGAGCCCACCGCCCAGCGGCTCGCCGCGAGTCCGCGCGACATCCAGGCGCAGATCCGAGCCGGCCTCACGGCTCCCGAGGTCGCCGCACTCCTCGGCATCGGCGTCGACGACGTCATCCGCTTCGAAGGACCGGTTCTCGCCGAGCGCGAACACGTCATCGGCCAGGCCCTCGCCGTGCCGGTACTGATCGGCAGCGACGTGGAGCCCGACGCTCAGCCCACTTTCGGCACCGCGATCCGCGCGAAGCTGGCAGAGGTCGAGGCCTCAGCCGAGCGCTGGGCGAGCTGGAAGGACGACACCGGCTGGATCATCAAGCTCGAGTTCACCGCCAACGAGGTCGAGCACGACGCTCGGTGGAGCTTCGACCCCCGACGCAGCGCACTGGCGCCGCTCAACGCCGACGCCACCCAGCTGTCACGCCAGGGTTCGCTGCCCGACGGTCTCATCCCGCGCTTGCGCGCCGTCGAGGCCGAACGGCAGGCATCGCCCTACAAGGACGACAGCCGCTTCGACTCCGGCGCGTTCGGCCCCCGTCTGCTCCCGGCACCCGAGGCTGATGACGATGACAGCATCGCGCCCGAGCGATCGGCGGCCGCTGTGCAGGATGCAGCCATCAAGCGTGCACCCGAGTCGGCGACGACGAGCCCGGAGACCGCCGACCTGCTCGAGGCGCTGCGACGTCGGCGGGGTCAGCGCGAGACCGCGCCGATCCTCGACCACGCAGACGACGGCGACACGGACCAGAATCCGATCGCGTTGTTCGACGCCTTCGAGAACGACCAGCCCGACGACGACGAGCCGAAGGCCGCACCCGAGCCGTCGAACGAGGGCAACGGCCGTCGCCGCCGCCGCAACGCGATGCCGTCATGGGACGAGATTGTGTTCGGAGCACGCACCGACGAATAG